From Chryseobacterium joostei, the proteins below share one genomic window:
- a CDS encoding DUF922 domain-containing protein yields the protein MKLTFAFCLLTANMIFGQKIYWQEDQKLMWDNFKSPINRKNNPDVAAYTNCGWEYSVVKSTNPKSPVKIEIKTIFNEDKSWKDAKKINDYILLHEQKHFDIAELFVRKFRKIVSEKVRTSGDYNKLFKAVYNEISNNYKNFQISYDKETRHGMNKEKQAEYNALISEELENLKSYQTP from the coding sequence ATGAAATTAACTTTTGCATTTTGTTTACTGACTGCCAATATGATCTTTGGGCAGAAAATTTACTGGCAGGAAGACCAAAAACTGATGTGGGATAATTTTAAAAGCCCGATCAATAGAAAAAATAATCCGGACGTGGCAGCGTATACCAATTGTGGTTGGGAATATTCTGTAGTAAAATCTACAAACCCAAAGTCACCCGTTAAAATTGAAATAAAAACCATCTTCAACGAAGACAAGTCCTGGAAAGATGCAAAAAAAATAAATGATTATATCTTGCTGCATGAGCAAAAGCATTTTGATATTGCGGAACTTTTTGTAAGAAAATTTCGGAAGATTGTTTCTGAAAAAGTAAGAACCTCCGGCGATTATAATAAATTATTTAAAGCTGTTTATAACGAGATATCCAACAACTATAAAAATTTTCAGATTTCCTATGATAAAGAAACCCGTCATGGGATGAACAAGGAAAAGCAGGCAGAATATAATGCCCTCATTTCTGAAGAACTAGAAAACCTTAAAAGCTATCAAACCCCTTGA